One window of Canis lupus baileyi chromosome 21, mCanLup2.hap1, whole genome shotgun sequence genomic DNA carries:
- the LRRC17 gene encoding leucine-rich repeat-containing protein 17 isoform X1: MQERAEGLRCACAGSRSAQEAVGPSVQARGQLDVRMRAVALVMLLGLCEAAELRKASPGGARGRAGGARGGSGPPCEAYTYLHEKYLDCQERKLVYVLPDWPPDLLHMLLARNKIRILKDKMFSRFKRLKTLDLQQNEISKIESEAFFGLNKLTTLLLQHNRLQVLTEEVFLYTPLLGYLRLYDNPWHCTCEMETLISMLQIPRNRNLGNYAKCESPHELKNKKLRQIKPEQLCDEEEREQLDPKPQVSGRPPVIKPEVDSSLCYNYVFPIQTLDCKRKELKKVPKNIPPDIVKLDLSYNKINQLRPKEFEDVHELRKLNLSSNGIEFIDPAAFLGLTHLEELDLSNNSLQNFDYGVLEDLYFLKLLWLGDNPWRCDYNIHYLYYWLKHHYNVHYNGLECKTPEEYKGWFLGKYIRTYFEECPKDKLPAYPETFDQDTEDDEWEKIHRDHTTKKQRVRITIVG, translated from the exons GGACTGCGGTGCGCGTGCGCGGGGTCTCGGAGCGCCCAGGAAGCCGTCGGTCCGTCCGTCCAGGCCCGGGGCCAGCTGGATGTCAGGATGCGCGCGGTCGCCCTGGTGATGCTGCTCGGCCTCTGCGAGGCGGCGGAGCTCCGCAAGGCCAGCccggggggcgcccggggccgggcggggggcgcccgggggggctCGGGGCCCCCCTGCGAGGCCTACACGTACCTCCACGAGAAGTACTTGGACTGTCAGGAAAGGAAACTGGTTTACGTGCTGCCCGACTGGCCTCCGGATCTGCTGCACATGCTGCTGGCCAGGAACAAGATCCGCATATTGAAGGACAAGATGTTTTCCAGGTTTAAGAGGCTGAAAACCCTGGATCTGCAGCAGAACGAGATCTCCAAGATTGAGAGCGAGGCCTTCTTTGGTTTAAATAAACTGACCACCCTGCTGCTGCAGCACAACCGCCTCCAAGTCCTGACGGAGGAAGTGTTCCTTTACACGCCTCTCCTGGGCTACCTGCGCCTCTACGACAACCCCTGGCACTGCACTTGTGAGATGGAGACCCTAATTTCAATGTTGCAGATCCCAAGAAACCGGAACTTGGGGAACTACGCCAAGTGCGAAAGCCCCCAtgagctaaaaaacaaaaaactgcggCAGATAAAACCTGAACAGTTGTGCGATGAAGAGGAGAGGGAACAATTAGACCCGAAACCCCAAGTGTCCGGGAGGCCCCCAGTCATCAAGCCCGAGGTGGACTCTTCTCTTTGCTACAATTACGTGTTTCCCATACAAACACTGGACTGCAAACGGAAAG AGCTAAAGAAAGTTCCGAAAAACATCCCTCCAGATATTGTTAAACTTGACTTGTCATACAATAAAATCAACCAACTTCGACCCAAGGAGTTTGAAGATGTTCATGAGCTAAGAAAATTAAACCTGAGCAGCAATGGCATTGAATTCATAGATCCTG CTGCTTTTTTAGGACTCACACATTTAGAAGAGTTAGATTTATCAAACAACAGTCTACAAAACTTTGACTATGGAGTATTAGAAGACTTGTATTTTTTGAAACTCTTATGGCTCGGAGATAACCCTTGGAGATGTGACTACAATATCCACTACCTCTACTACTGGCTAAAGCACCACTACAACGTCCACTATAATGGCCTGGAATGTAAAACGCCTGAAGAATACAAAGGGTGGTTTCTGGGAAAATATATCCGCACTTACTTTGAAGAATGCCCCAAAGACAAATTACCGGCATACCCTGAAACATTTGACCAGGATACGGAAGATGACGAGTGGGAAAAAATACACAGAGATCATACAACAAAAAAGCAACGTGTAAGAATCACTATAGTGGGATAA
- the LRRC17 gene encoding leucine-rich repeat-containing protein 17 isoform X2, producing MRAVALVMLLGLCEAAELRKASPGGARGRAGGARGGSGPPCEAYTYLHEKYLDCQERKLVYVLPDWPPDLLHMLLARNKIRILKDKMFSRFKRLKTLDLQQNEISKIESEAFFGLNKLTTLLLQHNRLQVLTEEVFLYTPLLGYLRLYDNPWHCTCEMETLISMLQIPRNRNLGNYAKCESPHELKNKKLRQIKPEQLCDEEEREQLDPKPQVSGRPPVIKPEVDSSLCYNYVFPIQTLDCKRKELKKVPKNIPPDIVKLDLSYNKINQLRPKEFEDVHELRKLNLSSNGIEFIDPAAFLGLTHLEELDLSNNSLQNFDYGVLEDLYFLKLLWLGDNPWRCDYNIHYLYYWLKHHYNVHYNGLECKTPEEYKGWFLGKYIRTYFEECPKDKLPAYPETFDQDTEDDEWEKIHRDHTTKKQRVRITIVG from the exons ATGCGCGCGGTCGCCCTGGTGATGCTGCTCGGCCTCTGCGAGGCGGCGGAGCTCCGCAAGGCCAGCccggggggcgcccggggccgggcggggggcgcccgggggggctCGGGGCCCCCCTGCGAGGCCTACACGTACCTCCACGAGAAGTACTTGGACTGTCAGGAAAGGAAACTGGTTTACGTGCTGCCCGACTGGCCTCCGGATCTGCTGCACATGCTGCTGGCCAGGAACAAGATCCGCATATTGAAGGACAAGATGTTTTCCAGGTTTAAGAGGCTGAAAACCCTGGATCTGCAGCAGAACGAGATCTCCAAGATTGAGAGCGAGGCCTTCTTTGGTTTAAATAAACTGACCACCCTGCTGCTGCAGCACAACCGCCTCCAAGTCCTGACGGAGGAAGTGTTCCTTTACACGCCTCTCCTGGGCTACCTGCGCCTCTACGACAACCCCTGGCACTGCACTTGTGAGATGGAGACCCTAATTTCAATGTTGCAGATCCCAAGAAACCGGAACTTGGGGAACTACGCCAAGTGCGAAAGCCCCCAtgagctaaaaaacaaaaaactgcggCAGATAAAACCTGAACAGTTGTGCGATGAAGAGGAGAGGGAACAATTAGACCCGAAACCCCAAGTGTCCGGGAGGCCCCCAGTCATCAAGCCCGAGGTGGACTCTTCTCTTTGCTACAATTACGTGTTTCCCATACAAACACTGGACTGCAAACGGAAAG AGCTAAAGAAAGTTCCGAAAAACATCCCTCCAGATATTGTTAAACTTGACTTGTCATACAATAAAATCAACCAACTTCGACCCAAGGAGTTTGAAGATGTTCATGAGCTAAGAAAATTAAACCTGAGCAGCAATGGCATTGAATTCATAGATCCTG CTGCTTTTTTAGGACTCACACATTTAGAAGAGTTAGATTTATCAAACAACAGTCTACAAAACTTTGACTATGGAGTATTAGAAGACTTGTATTTTTTGAAACTCTTATGGCTCGGAGATAACCCTTGGAGATGTGACTACAATATCCACTACCTCTACTACTGGCTAAAGCACCACTACAACGTCCACTATAATGGCCTGGAATGTAAAACGCCTGAAGAATACAAAGGGTGGTTTCTGGGAAAATATATCCGCACTTACTTTGAAGAATGCCCCAAAGACAAATTACCGGCATACCCTGAAACATTTGACCAGGATACGGAAGATGACGAGTGGGAAAAAATACACAGAGATCATACAACAAAAAAGCAACGTGTAAGAATCACTATAGTGGGATAA